From one Phocoena sinus isolate mPhoSin1 chromosome 6, mPhoSin1.pri, whole genome shotgun sequence genomic stretch:
- the LINGO2 gene encoding leucine-rich repeat and immunoglobulin-like domain-containing nogo receptor-interacting protein 2, producing the protein MLHTALSCWQPFLGLAVVLIFMGSTIGCPARCECSAQNKSVSCHRRRLIAIPEGIPIETKILDLSKNRLKSVNPEEFISYPLLEEIDLSDNIIANVEPGAFNNLFNLRSLRLKGNRLKLVPLGVFTGLANLTKLDISENKIVILLDYMFQDLHNLKSLEVGDNDLVYISHRAFSGLLSLEQLTLEKCNLTAVPTEALSHLRSLISLHLKHLSINNMPVYAFKRLFHLKHLEIDYWPLLDMMPANSLYGLNLTSLSITNTNLSVVPFLAFKHLVYLTHLNLSYNPISTIEAGMFSDLIRLQELHIVGAQLRTIEPHSFQGLRFLRVLNVSQNLLETLEENVFSSPRALEVLSINNNPLACDCRLLWILQRHPTLQFGGQQPMCAGPDTIRERSFKDFHSTALSFYFTCKKPKIRERKLQHLLVDEGQTVQLECNADGDPQPVISWVTPRRRFITAKSNGRATVLGDGTLEIRFAQDQDSGMYVCIASNAAGNDTFTASLTVKGFTSDRFLYANRTPMYMTDSNDTVSNGTNANTFSLDLKTILVSTAMGCFTFLGVVLFCFLLLFVWSRGKGKHKNSIDLEYVPRKNNGAVVEGEVAGPRRFNMKMI; encoded by the coding sequence ATGCTTCACACGGCCTTATCATGTTGGCAGCCATTCCTGGGTCTGGCTGTGGTCTTAATCTTCATGGGATCCACCATTGGCTGCCCTGCTCGCTGCGAGTGCTCAGCCCAGAACAAATCTGTTAGCTGCCACCGAAGGAGATTGATCGCCATCCCAGAGGGCATTCCCATCGAGACCAAAATCTTGGACCTCAGCAAGAACAGGCTGAAAAGTGTCAACCCTGAAGAATTCATCTCATACCCTCTGCTGGAGGAGATAGACTTGAGTGACAACATCATCGCCAATGTGGAGCCAGGAGCATTTAACAACCTCTTCAACCTGCGTTCCCTCCGCCTGAAGGGCAATCGCCTGAAGTTGGTCCCTCTGGGGGTCTTCACGGGCCTCGCCAACCTCACCAAGCTTGACATTAGTGAAAATAAGATTGTCATTTTACTGGACTACATGTTCCAGGATTTGCATAACCTGAAGTCTCTAGAAGTGGGGGATAATGATTTGGTTTATATATCACATAGGGCCTTCAGTGGGCTGCTTAGCTTGGAGCAGCTCACCCTGGAGAAATGCAACCTAACAGCGGTACCAACAGAAGCCCTCTCCCATCTCCGCAGCCTCATCAGCCTGCATCTGAAGCATCTCAGTATCAACAACATGCCCGTGTATGCCTTTAAAAGACTGTTCCACCTGAAACATCTAGAGATTGACTATTGGCCTTTACTGGATATGATGCCTGCCAATAGCCTCTATGGTCTCAACCTCACATCCCTCTCAATCACGAACACCAACCTGTCCGTTGTACCCTTCCTTGCCTTTAAACACCTGGTCTATCTGACCCACCTTAACCTCTCCTACAATCCCATCAGCACTATCGAAGCAGGCATGTTCTCGGACCTGATCCGCCTTCAGGAGCTTCATATAGTGGGGGCCCAGCTCCGCACCATTGAGCCTCACTCCTTCCAAGGGCTCCGCTTCCTTCGTGTGCTCAATGTGTCTCAGAACCTACTGGAAACTTTGGAAGAGAATGTCTTCTCCTCCCCTAGGGCTTTGGAGGTCCTGAGCATTAATAACAACCCACTGGCCTGTGACTGCCGCCTTCTCTGGATCCTGCAGCGTCACCCCACCCTGCAGTTCGGTGGCCAGCAGCCCATGTGTGCTGGCCCAGACACCATTCGTGAGAGGTCATTCAAGGATTTCCACAGCACTgccctttctttttactttacctGCAAAAAACCCAAAATCCGTGAAAGGAAGTTGCAGCATCTGCTAGTGGATGAGGGGCAGACGGTCCAGCTAGAATGCAATGCAGATGGAGACCCACAGCCTGTGATTTCCTGGGTGACACCTCGAAGGCGTTTCATCACCGCCAAGTCCAATGGAAGAGCCACTGTGTTGGGCGATGGCACCTTGGAAATCCGTTTTGCCCAGGATCAGGATAGCGGGATGTATGTTTGCATCGCTAGCAACGCCGCTGGGAATGACACCTTCACAGCCTCCTTAACTGTGAAAGGATTCACTTCAGACCGCTTCCTTTATGCAAACAGGACCCCTATGTACATGACCGACTCCAATGACACCGTTTCCAATGGCACCAATGCCAATACTTTTTCCCTGGACCTTAAAACCATACTGGTGTCTACAGCCATGGGCTGTTTCACATTCCTGGGAGTggtcttattttgttttctcctcctttttgtGTGGAGCCGAGGGAAAGGCAAACACAAAAACAGCATTGACCTTGAGTATGTACCCCGAAAAAACAATGGTGCTGTTGTGGAAGGGGAGGTGGCTGGACCCAGGAGGTTCAACATGAAAATGATTTGA